Genomic window (Vicinamibacterales bacterium):
TACGATCACTTCGGCATCGTGCCCGACTGGCGGAACCACGCGCAGTATTTCGCACGGGTCGAGAAGCAGGGCCTGGGCATCAACATGGCGCACTACGTCGGGGCGACCCAGGTGCGGCGGATGGTGCTCGGGGACGCGGATCGGCAGCCGACGCCGGCCGACCTCGATCGCATGCGGGCGCTGGTGCGCGAGGCGATGGAGCAGGGGGCGGTCGGCGTGTCGACGTCGCTGCAGTACGCCCCGGCTCCCTACGCGAAGACGGAGGAACTGATCGCCCTCGCCTCCGAGGCGGCGAAGTACGGCGGCGTCTACGCGACGCATTTGCGCTCGGAAGGCGATGCCGTGCTCGACGCGCTCGACGAGGCGATTCGGATCGGCCGCGAGGCGGGGATTCCGGTCGAAATCTGGCACGTCAAGGCCGCCGGCCGGCGCAACTGGGGCCGGATGAAGGAGATCGTCGCGAAGATCGACGAGGCGCGCCGACAGGGCGTCGACATCTCCGCCGACACCTATGGCTATGCCGCCTGGTTCAACTCGCTCTCCGCGTTCGTGCCGCCGTGGGCGCACGACGGCGGCGACGAGCGATTGATCGCACGGCTGAAGGATCCGGCCACCCGCGCGAAGATCCGCGCCGACATGACCAATCCCGACGACCGGTCGTGGGACAACGAATGGCAGGAGATTCCCGGACCGGAGTCGGTGCTGATCGGCGCCGTCCAGAACCCCGAGCTCAGGGGCATTCAAGGCAAGACTTTGAAAGATGCTGCGGGCGCCTGGAAGCTCGATCCAATCGATGCACTCTGTGAGATCCTGATCCGCGATCACGCGTTCACGGAAGTGGCGGTGTTTGCGATGGCGGAAGGCGACGTGTCGATGGCGGTGGCGCAGCCGTGGGTCGCGTTCGACAACGACTCGCAGGGAACGGCGCCGACGGGGCGGCTCGGCCAGGAGCACCCGCATCCGCGCGCCTACGGCACCTTTCCACGCGTGCTGCGCAAGTTCGTCCGCGAAGACAAGCTGCTATCGCTCGAGGAGGCCATCCGCAAAATGAGCGCGCTCGCCGCCCAGAAGATGCGCCTCGCCGATCGCGGCGTGCTCAAGGCGGGGATCTGGGCCGACATCGTCGTCTTCGACCCGGCGTCGGTGACCGACGTCGCGACGTTCGCCGAGCCGAACCAGCTGTCGAAGGGCATGGACGCGGTGCTGGTCAACGGCGTCCCGGTGATCGCCGGCGGCAAGGCGACCGGCGCATTGCCGGGCCGTGTTCTTCGCGGCGCCGGCACCCGATGAGCGCGCGGCTGTCGGCGGCGCTGGTCATCGCGCTCGTGTCGGTGTCGATCGCGCCGTCGGCTCAGGCACCGTTCCGGAGCGGGGCGCAGACGGTGGCCGTCTACACGACGGTGACCGACGCGGCCGGTGGCCTCGTCACCGATCTCGACAAGGACAAGTTCGAGATCTTCGACGACGGGAAGCCGCAGACGATCACCACCTTTGCCAGCGATCTCCAGCCGATCACGGTCGTGATGATGCTCGACCGCAGCGGCAGCATGGTCGGCAACTTCGGACTCGTGGAGAAGGCCGCGGAAACGTTCGTCGAACGGCTGTTGCCTGGCGACAAGGCGCGCATCGGCAGCTTCTCGAACCGTATCGAAGTCGATCCCCAGTCGTTCACCAACAGCAAGGAGGAGCTGACCGGTATCCTGCGCACCGAATTGCAGGAGGCCGGTCCGACGCCGCTCTGGAATGCCGTCGGCGTCGGCATGACGGGGCTGCTGCACGTGGAGGGGCGGCGTGTCGTGCTGGTCTTCACCGACGGCATGGACAACCCGATGAACGGCAGCCCGAACAATCTCTCGCTGAAGGGTGTGGCCAAGCGCGCCGACGAAGAGGACGTGATGGTCTACGCGATCGGGCTGGCGAGCGCCGAGGACGGATTCCATCGCGGCTACGGCGGATCCGGCGGCGGTCGTGGCTACGGCGGGTTCGGCGGGCGGGGCGGCGGCGGACGGGGCCGCGGCTACACGGATCGCCCCGACCCCGGGCTGCAGACGCTCACGGCCGCCAGCGGCGGCGGCTATTTCGAGCTGACCAGGACCGCCGATCTGACGTCGACGTTCGCGCGCGTCGCCGACGAACTGCACCGCCAGTATCTGATCGGGTTCGTGCCGCAGAAGAACGACGGCAAGAGCCACCGGCTCGAAGTGCACGTCAAGGGCGACGGACTCGTCGCCCGCGCCCGCAAGAGCTACGTCGCTCCGAAGTGAGCCGCAGCGGAGGCGATCGCGCGGCCCTGCCTCGAATCACGCTCTCTGCAATTGCACGATCGCCGACCACGGGCGCTTCGGATTGCGCTGCTTCGGCTCCGGCAATGCGGCGAACAGCTTCAGCAGCCAGGGCAGCCGGTTCTGCGTGCGCGCCTCCTTCAACAGCGACTCGACCCGCACCGGCGTCCAGCCGAGCGGCCGGAAGAAGTCGGGTCCTTCAGCCGGAGCGAACTGGAAAGCGGCGCCGGCGTCGACAATCGCCTGTCCGGTCTGCCGCGCCAGCACCTGCAACAAGCCCGGCGAGGCGACGTCGATCACCCAACGGCGGAACGAGGGCTGCGCCGCCACGTCGTGCGCCAGGGTGCTCACCTGCGCCGGAGACAGATAGATGAGCAGTCCCTCCGTGAGCACCAGCGCGTCGCGCGCGCCGACACTGACGGCAGCGAAGAACGCCTGCCGCGCCGCTTCGTCTGAGAGATCGAGGCGCACGCGCTCGAGCGCGCAGCGCGGGACGGCGTCGCCGAGCACCGCCTCCTTGTAGTCGAAGATAGCCGGCAGATCGACTTCGACCCATCGCAGCGCTGCCGGCAGCGGCATGCGGTAGGGGCGCGTGTCGAGGCCGGCCGCGAGATTGACGACGAGATCGACACCGGCGCCGATGGCGTCCTCGATCATCCGGTCGATCAGCGTCGTGCGGGCCACGAACGCCCAGGCGTTGCGGTCGCCGAACTGCGGAGACTTCGCGATCCGCGCCCCTCGCTCGCCGGCCAGCGCCCGCGCGTAGGGATCGTGGAAGTGCGCGTCCGGCCTCTCGCTCTCCACCGCCCGGTAGTGGGCGACCCAGACGGCGGTGTCGGAGATGTTGCGGACCGGGCGGTCGTCCGATGGCTCCATCCGCACAGTCTACGTCGCGAGGCCGTCCCGACGCGGTATTCTGTCTCCCTCTTTCACAGACCTTGGCAGCAGGAGACAGAGCGTGAAACGATTCGTGTTCGGACTCGGCGCCGCCGGCGTGCTCGCGGCAGGTGCGTTTGCGACCGGCGCCGCAACGCAGGCGGCGGCGGTCGATCCGTCGCTCTACGGCGCGCTCAAGTGGCGGATGATCGGGCCTTTTCGCGCCGGCCGCGTCAACGCGGTGACCGGCGTGCCGGGCCAGCCGACGACGTTCTACTTCGGGTCGGTCGGCGGCGGTGTGTGGAAGTCGGCGAACAGCGGCCGCACCTGGGCGCCGATCTTCGACCGCGCCGGCGTCGCCTCGATCGGCGCGCTTGCGGTGGCGCCCTCGGATCCCGCCGTGCTCTACGTCGGCACCGGCGAGGCCGACATGCGCGATTCGATCCAGTTCGGCGACGGGGTGTACCGCTCGTCCGACGGCGGCGCCACCTGGAAGCACGTCGGTCTCGATTCGACGCGGCAAATCGGACGCGTCATCGTGCACCCGCGCGACCCGAACATCGTGTTCGTGGCCGCGCTGGGACACGTCTACGGCCCCAATCCCGATCGCGGTGTCTACCGGTCGAGGGACGGTGGCGGCACCTGGCAGAAGGTGCTCTTCAAGGGCGACAGCGTCGGCGCGATCGACATCGCCTTCGATCCGTCGAATCCGCAGACGCTCTACGCCGCGATGTGGGCCGTCCGCCGGCCGCCGTGGTTCATCTACGCGCCGGCGAACCTTCCGGGCAGCGGGCTGTTCAAGTCGGCCGACGGCGGCACGACCTGGACGCAGCTGACCCACGGGCTTCCGACGGAAGGTCTCGGCCGCATGGGGATTGCGATCCCGGCCGCGAACCCGAAGCGGATCTACGTGATCGCCGACGCGAAGGAAGGCGGACTGTTCCGCTCGGACGATGCCGGCGCGAGCTTCGCCAGGATGTCGGGTGACACCCGCATCTGGCAGCGCGGCTGGTACTTCGAGAAGGTCACCGCCGACCCGAAGAACGCCGACGTCGTCTACGTGCCCAACACCGGCGTCTACCGGTCGGCTGACGGCGGCAAGAGCTGGGGCGCCCCAATCAAGGCGTCGCCGGGCGGCGACGACTATCACATGGTGTGGATCTCGCCCGACGACCCGAACCGCCTGATCGTCGGCGGCGACCAGGGGACGATCGTCTCGGTGGACGGCGCCCGCACGTGGAGTTCCTGGTATAACCAGGCGACGGCCCAGCTCTATCACGTCGCGCCGGATTACCGCTTTCCCTACTGGCTCACCGCTGCGCAGCAGGACAGCGGTGCTGTCACGACGCCGTCGCGCGCCGCGATGGGCACGATCTCGATGCACCACTGGCTGCCGCTCTGCGCGGGCGGCGAAAGTGGCTACACCGCCCCCGATCCGCTGCACCCGGACATCGTGTTCGGCGGTACCGTCGAAAAATGCAACGTCGAGACCGGGGCGACCAGAAACGTCACCCCGGAGGTGCCGCGCGAAGGCGTGTCGTATCGGCACGCCTGGACGCAGCCACTCGTCTTCTCGCAGGCGGATCGCCGCGCGCTCTACTTCGCCAACCAGTTCGTCTACAAGACGACGGACGGCGGCGAGACGTGGACGAAGATCAGCGACGACCTGACGCGTGAAGACCCCGGCGTGCCGCCGACTCTCGACGCCGCGGCGGCGGCCGACGCGCCGGAAGGAAAACGCCGCGGCGTCGTCTATACGCTGGCGCCGTCGCCCGTTCGTGCCGCGCTCGTCTGGGCCGGCACCGACGACGGCCTGGTGCAGGTGACGTCGGACGACGGCGGGACGTGGCAGAACGTGACCCCGCCCGAGCTGACCGCCTGGACCAAGGTGACGATGATCGAAGCGTCTCATTTCGACGCGATGACCGCCTACGTCGCCGTCGAGCGCCACCAGCTCGAGGACTATGACCCGCATCTCTACCGCACGCGCGACGGCGGCAAGACGTGGCAGTCGATCACCGGAGGGCTGCCGCCGGGGGTGTACGCGCAGACTGTCAAGGAGGATCCGCAGAGCCGCGGGTTGCTGTTCTGCGGCACCGAACGCGCCGTCTACGTCTCCTTTGACGAGGGCGATTCCTGGCAGTCGCTGCAACTGAACCTGCCGGCCACGTCGATGCGCGATCTCGCCGTCAAGGGGGACGACCTTGTCGTCGCCACTCACGGTCGCGGCTTCTGGGTGCTCGACGACATCACCGCGCTGCGGCAGCTCGACGCGAAGTCGACTGCGGCCGCTGCGATTCTCTTCAGGCCGGCGGACGCCTACGACCTGCCGGCTCCGAGCGAACAGGGCACGCCGCTGCCGAAAGACGAACCGCAGGCGGAGAATCCGGCGTCGGGAGCGATCATCGACTTCTACCTGAAGTCGGCGTCCGAGGGTCCGGTGTCGCTCGAGATTCTCGACGCCGCCGGGGCGGTGATCCGGCGTTATGCCAGCGACGATCGTCCGCAGCCGCGCGATCCGGACACGCTCGCCGTCCAGACGATATGGGCGCCGAGTCCTGAGCCGCTGCCGTCGAGTGCGGGATTGCACCGCTGGGTCTGGGATCTGCGCCCGACGCCGCCGGCAGGTGGCCGTGGCCGCGGCGCGGGCGGAGGCGGTGGGGGCGGCGGCCGCGGCCGCGGCGCCAGTGTGGCGCATGGTGTCTATAGCGTTCGTTTGACGGTGAACGGCACCGCCTACACGCAGCCGCTCGTCGTCCATGCGGATCCGCGAGGAGGAGTCTGAGAGACGCGAACGGCGAGGCGCGCGCGCCGACGATTCAGTAACTGAGCCACGCGATCCCCGCGTTCGGACTCGCCGAGCCGCCGCGCCGCATACGGCTGAGTGAAGGCGCCCGGGCCTGCGGTCGATAGGCCGATCGATGGCTCCG
Coding sequences:
- a CDS encoding D-aminoacylase, translating into MTRLTLSGLLCALAVLRPAASALQSPFDVLIVHGHVVDGTGSPWYAADIGIRGGRIAAIGHLAGLPAAQTIDAGGRVVAPGFIDLLGQSELTVLVEPTLPSKIFQGITTEITGEGGSVAPLDAAIVAADKVTYDHFGIVPDWRNHAQYFARVEKQGLGINMAHYVGATQVRRMVLGDADRQPTPADLDRMRALVREAMEQGAVGVSTSLQYAPAPYAKTEELIALASEAAKYGGVYATHLRSEGDAVLDALDEAIRIGREAGIPVEIWHVKAAGRRNWGRMKEIVAKIDEARRQGVDISADTYGYAAWFNSLSAFVPPWAHDGGDERLIARLKDPATRAKIRADMTNPDDRSWDNEWQEIPGPESVLIGAVQNPELRGIQGKTLKDAAGAWKLDPIDALCEILIRDHAFTEVAVFAMAEGDVSMAVAQPWVAFDNDSQGTAPTGRLGQEHPHPRAYGTFPRVLRKFVREDKLLSLEEAIRKMSALAAQKMRLADRGVLKAGIWADIVVFDPASVTDVATFAEPNQLSKGMDAVLVNGVPVIAGGKATGALPGRVLRGAGTR
- a CDS encoding VWA domain-containing protein encodes the protein MSARLSAALVIALVSVSIAPSAQAPFRSGAQTVAVYTTVTDAAGGLVTDLDKDKFEIFDDGKPQTITTFASDLQPITVVMMLDRSGSMVGNFGLVEKAAETFVERLLPGDKARIGSFSNRIEVDPQSFTNSKEELTGILRTELQEAGPTPLWNAVGVGMTGLLHVEGRRVVLVFTDGMDNPMNGSPNNLSLKGVAKRADEEDVMVYAIGLASAEDGFHRGYGGSGGGRGYGGFGGRGGGGRGRGYTDRPDPGLQTLTAASGGGYFELTRTADLTSTFARVADELHRQYLIGFVPQKNDGKSHRLEVHVKGDGLVARARKSYVAPK
- a CDS encoding SAM-dependent methyltransferase, translated to MEPSDDRPVRNISDTAVWVAHYRAVESERPDAHFHDPYARALAGERGARIAKSPQFGDRNAWAFVARTTLIDRMIEDAIGAGVDLVVNLAAGLDTRPYRMPLPAALRWVEVDLPAIFDYKEAVLGDAVPRCALERVRLDLSDEAARQAFFAAVSVGARDALVLTEGLLIYLSPAQVSTLAHDVAAQPSFRRWVIDVASPGLLQVLARQTGQAIVDAGAAFQFAPAEGPDFFRPLGWTPVRVESLLKEARTQNRLPWLLKLFAALPEPKQRNPKRPWSAIVQLQRA